Sequence from the Rhizobium sp. TH2 genome:
ATATTGGTCTGTGGTGGTCCGGCTCAGACTGGTAAAATTGGTGACGACGGAGAGCTGTCCTCCGAGCACCGAGTCAGGATGATAATAGGTGTAGTCGAAGACCGGATGGACGACTGCCTGCTCCTTCTCGTCGCGACTGTTCGGATCCGCGTCCTGCACATCGAAATAATAGGACCGCATGTCGAACGAATTGCGATGGCCAAGCCCGGTCAGGTAGGCCTGGTTGGTGCGGACCTGATCGTCCACGCCGTCGAGCGAATAGGTGCGGGCGAAATTGTTGTCGGACTGGACCATGACGTCCCAGCCGAAGGCCCAGCGCGGATTGATCTTGAAGTCGGCCTTGGATTGGATCATGCCGCGCTGATCGACCTGGGCATCCGACGTGAACCTGGTGAACGCGCCGGGCCTCAGCTGGTGGATGCCGGCGATCCTGAGTGTATGCGTGCCGAGCCTGAACCGCTGGCGGAATTCGGCGTCGAACATCACGCCCTGGTTGGTGAAGCCGGTGGCAGTCAGCGTCGCGTCCATATGCGGCGTCAAAGTCTGGTAGTACGGAATGGCCAGTCCGAAGCCGAGATTTTCGGCGGTGGACATGCGCGGGAACAGGAAGCCGGACTTCCGCTTCACCGTCGGATCGGGCACTTCAAGCACCGGGATATAGGCGATAGGCGCGCCGAACAGTTCGAAGCGAGCTTTTTCGAGCCGGACCGTATGGGTCTTGCCGTTGTTGACGACGCGCTCGGCCTTGATCTGCCAGAGCGGCGGCTTCTCGGGATGCTCCTTGCAGGGCTCGCAAGCCGTGTAGACGCCCTTGTTGAGGATCATTTCGTCGGCATTGATGCGCTCGCCGCTGACGGCCACCAGCCTTGTATTGTCGGTCGTCTCGATCCTCAGCGCATCGACGAAGCCGCTGGCAAAATCGTCGGTCACGTCGATCTTGTCGCCATAGACCCGGTTGCCATTGGGCTCGATCAGCTCGATGTCGCCTATCGCGATCATCCGGCCAGAGGCCTGGTCGTATTCCACGCGCTTGGCGACCAGCTTGTAGCCGGCGTAATTGATCTGCACGCCGCCAACGGCGATGATCTTCTTGGCATCCTGATCGTAGATGAGTTCGGACGATGTCAGCAGCAGCTTCGAATCAGGCGACGGCTTTGCAGCCATCTGCTCGATCGCATTCTGTGCGAAGGCAGGCTGGAACGAGGGCAAAAAAAGTCCGCAGGCGGCCACTGCCGAAAGCAGCGCTCCGCCGAACACCCCTGTTACTCCGCGGTTGCCTGCCGCCACTAACCGTCCTCCTGATGCAGCAAAATGGTGGACCCGAGAAACATTGCTACCACGACCGGAATCCAGGCTGCAACGAACGGAGGTACAACACCGCTGCTACCGAATGCTTTAATCAGCACGGTGATCACATAAAGCACGAAGCCCGAAACGATGCCACCGAAAATCATGCTCTGCGATTGGTTGAACCTGCTGAATTTTAACGAGACTGTTGCCGAAATGAGAGTCATCGCGACGAGCAGGAATGGCATCGACATGAGGGAGTGATATTGCGATTCAAGCGTGAAAGTTGACACCCCGAACGACCTCGCGGCCTCGATTTTCGAGGGAATGTCGAGAAACGCAACGGTTTCAGGCCGTGCGAGCCGCTCCTGGACGAACTCCCGTTTCAGATTGGTGCGGACCTGTACCGTCTTGAGCAAGGCCGGAATTTGTCCCGGCCGGTTCTCGGTAACGTCGTTAAGCTCCCAGTAACCATCTTTCAACTTTGCCTGGCGTGCGTCCTGCCTGAGGACGATTCGGCTCTCCGGTCCGAAATGGATGAAGACCGCGTCCTCGATCGTCGTGCCATCGGCGCTGACGCGCGCACCACCGACGATCACGTCGTCATCGGCGGTGATCTGGCGCAGCCAGGGAATGGTTTCATTCTTGCGGCCGAGCTGCTTCGAGGCCTTGAGATTGTTTTCGATCATCGTCGCCGTGCGCATGCCGGCGGCCGCGAGCGGATTGAGCACGAACAGGCCGACGAGCCCGACGAGAATCGCCCCGGTGATAAAGGGGGCCATGAACTGCCAGACCGAAATCCCGGCAGCGCGGGTCACCACCATCTCCTGCTTGCGGTTGAGCGACACAAGCGTGGTGATGCCGGCAAAAAGCATGATGAACGGCAGCGTCTGCTGCAGGATAGACGGCACGCGGATCAGTGTCAGGAACAGGCTGTCGGCGAGCGTGAAGCCTGGAATGTCGCCCCGTCGCGACGAGATCTCGATGAAATCCACGAGGTAGACGAGACCTGTCACGCCGACCAGAAACCAGAAGATGGTCATCAGATGCCGCCGCAGGAAATAGCGAAAAAGCGTGCCGGTGAAGATCAAGCGGCACCTCCGCTCTTTGCGCGTCCGGGAACGAGGCGGCCATAGAGCTGAGCGCAACTGTCGGCGACGCGTGGAAACAGGCTGTCGCGGTCAAGCCGCGTGACGCTGCGATAGATGCCGGCGAGCAGCAGAAGATTGATGACGACCATGAAGGCATAGAGCGGCGCGGGCGAGTTCATGCCGCCCTCGACGCGGTTGGCCAGATAGAAGGCGCTCCAGCGGAACACGAATGCCAGGAACAGAGCCGAGATCAGCGGATGCAGCCGCCGCTCGCGATGTGAATGCGCCGAGCCCGCGACCATCAGCGAAATCAGCGCGAAGGTCACCGGGAAGAACCAGTCCGTCAGGCGCCGGTGCAGTTCGGCCCTGAAATCATTCGGTTTTTCCTTGTAGTATGGGTCGTTGGGATCGGGATTGAAGAGGAAGCCCAAGTCGCGGTCGCCGGCTCTCAGCGTGGCCTGTCCGCGCGAGGCCGACAGTTCGGAGAGGTCGAAGGAATAGGAGTCGAAATGGATGACCGAGACGCTGCGGCCCTCGATCTTGCGGTGGATTTCGCCATCCTTCATGATCAGCGTGCCGCCGCTCTCGTCGACCGCGCCCTCGCGGGCATAATAGACCATCTCGAAGCGTGGGTCGCGGGAATCGGCCACGAACAGGCCCTTGAAAACGCGGCCCTGCATCCGCTCGGAAATTTGCACATAGAGGCCATCGTCGATCTTGCGGAAGGCCTTTTCCTCGATGACGGATGACAACAGGTCGGCATAGGTCGCGGCGATCGTCTTGCGCATGCCGTAGCGCGAGACCGGTTCGAGAAAATTGTCGACGCCGAACGAGACGATGCAGAGTATGCCCGCGAGGATGAGCGCCGGCTTGTAGACCGTTCGCCGCGGCGCGCCCGATGCGTCGATCACCGCAAGTTCGGAATCGTTGTTCATCGTTTGCAGCGTCTGCGTGACGCCGATGATCACGGCGAAGGGCATGACAACCGGGATCAGCGTCGGCAGCATGTAGGTGGCGAGTGCGACGAAGGAACCGATCGATTGCCCGCTATCGGTGACAAGGTTGATTCGCCCCAGCACCTGCGTCACCCAGATGATCGCCAGCACTGGAATCAGCGCCGCGACGAACATCCGGAATATCCGGCCGAAGATATAGTTTTCCAGCAGGTTCATGCATGATCCGCGAGCGTGCTCGCCCCTGAGCGCCATCGGGGCATAAGACCCCGGATGTGGCACTTTTACCGCGCCCGTTCAAGTGTTGCAGAAATGCGGGTCGGCCGGAAAATCAGCAGCAGCGACAGAGCGGCAGGGCTTGCAAGCCCGATGATCCAGCCGAGAGCCACGTCGGACGGATAATGTCCGCCCATTGCAACGCGCAGCAGGGGCGTCGCAATCGATATATCGATGATGACAGCCGCCAAAACCGTGCGAAACCGCCCCTTGAGCAGCGGCAGCAGGCAGATCAGCCATCCGGCGCTGGCGGCCTCGCCTGAAACGAAGGAACAGTTGGCAATGCAGGCGCCGGAGAAATCGCCCGCCGCCGCAAAGGGCAACGTTCCGCCGAACTCGATCGTCTCATGCGGCCTCGGCCGGCCGGAAAAGGTCTTGAGCAGGCCATTGACGATCAGAACCGGCCCGAGGAGAAAGCCGCCGATCAGGATTGCCTTGCTCCGCAGGGTTTCGCGATCGGCGCAGCCGCTGCGCAATCCGGTCCAGGCGATGTTTGCCAGTAGCGCTAAGGGTGCAAGCACCGGTATCCAGTAGAACAAACTTCGAAAGGCCGCGGCAACCCCGCTCTTGCGCGCCGCGAAGCCCTCGCAGAGCAGGCCGGAGGATGTCGCGACGTCCCGGCAGAAGAGCGTCGTCACACCGAGGTCCAGACCCGGAAGATTGCGGAAGAACACGAAAATGACGAGCCATGCGAGCAAGCAACGCGCCAGGAAAATGGCGTCCCTCTCAGGCCGGATGTCCGGAATCACGCAGGCCCCCGAGGTGATCGTCGTTGTCACAGCAAGCGGATCGACTTGTCGATCCCGCGAACTCTTCTTCACCTCGCTGCGTTACAGGGCTATGACAGCGCTCGATACCGGGCTGCTTGCAATGAGTCGTGCTCGGTCCATATGCGGGAATCACGCGCGTGAAGTTCAGGAGCAGTAATGAAATCGAGGTTTGAATTCACTTTCGCCCGGTCCGCCAAGGTTTCGGGCGGCGCGGCCGTCGTTCTCAAGGCGCTCGATACGGAAGGGTTCTCCGGTGGCGACAATGCCGATCCCGGCAACAGCCTGCCGCGCGCCGCGAAAATCGCCAAGTTCAAGGGCAAGCTCCTCGCCAAGCTCGATATTCTCGCCCCGCAAGGTTCGGGCGCCGACCGGCTGGTCGCGATCGGATTGGGCAAGGCCTCCGAACTGACCGCGCATGACTGGCTGAAAGCCGGCGGCGCAGCGGCCGCTGCCCTCAACGGCGCGGAGAAAGCGGTGATCTATCTCGACGCACCCGGCCTGACCGTCACCGGCGAGCAGGCGGCTGATTTCGCGCTCGGCATGATCCTGCGCGGCTACAAGTTCGACAAATACAAATCGAAAAAGTCCGACGACGACAACGGTGCTTCGGACAAACCGGTGCGCGTGACGGTCGTTGTCTCGGCATCGATCACCGCCAAGCGCTTCTTCGAGACCGCGCAGGCCGTGGCCGACGGCGTCATCCTGGCGCGCGATCTCGTCAACGAACCCGCCAATGTGCTTGGCCCGTCGGAGTTCGCCGCCAAGGCCAAGGAACTCGAGAAATTCGGCGTCGAGATCGAAATCCTGACCGAGAAGGAAATGCGCAAACTCGGCATGGGCGCGCTTCTCGGCGTGGCGCAGGGGTCGGTGCGGCCGCCCAGGCTGGTCGTGATGAACTGGAAGGGCGGCAAGCCGAAGGACAAGACCTATGCCTTTATCGGCAAGGGCGTGGTGTTCGATACCGGCGGCATTTCGATCAAGCCGGCCGCCGGCATGGAGGACATGAAGGGCGACATGGGTGGTGCCGCGGCCGTGACCGGCCTGATGCATGTGCTCGCCGCCCGCAAGGCGAAGGTCAACGCCGTCGGCGTCATCGGCCTGGTCGAGAACATGCCGGATGGCAATGCGCAGCGCCCGGGCGACATCGTCACCTCGATGTCGGGTCAGACGATCGAGGTCATCAACACCGATGCCGAGGGCCGGCTCGTGCTGGGCGACGCGCTTTGGTACACCAATGAGCGCTTCAAGCCCGCCTTCATGATCAATCTCGCGACGCTGACCGGCGCCATCGGGGTGGCGCTTGGCAGCTATCATGCCGGACTGTTCTGCAATGACGACCGACTGGCCGCCAATCTGCTCGCCTCAGGCATAAGCTCCAACGAAAAGCTGTGGAGAATGCCGCTCGGCCGTGAATATGACAAAATGATCGATAGCAAGTTCGCCGACATGAAGAACACTGGCGGCAGCCGGCAGGCAGGCGCGATTACCGCGGCCCAGTTCCTGAAGCGCTTCGTCGGTGAAACGCCCTGGGCTCATCTCGATGTCGCCTCGCTTGCCATGGGCGCGCCGGGTGACGAGATCAACACTTCGTGGGGCTCCGGCTATGGCGTGCGGCTGCTGGATGAACTGGTGCGCACTTATTACGAAAGTTGAGAAGAGACGAATTGGAAATCCTGTTCTACCACCTGACCGAATCCAAGGTTGACGACGCGCTGCCCGCGCTTCTCGAGCGCAGCATCGAGCGCAATTGGCGCGTGACGGTCCAGACAACCACCCAGGAGCGCTGCGAGGCGCTCGACACGCATCTGTGGACCTTCCGGCCCGACAGTTTCCTGCCGCATGGCATGGACAAGGACCCGCATGCCGATCGTCAACCGATCCTGCTGACCTCGGGCGCCGCCAACCAGAACAAATCAGGTGTGCGTTTCGTCATCGATGGCGCCGAACCGCCGGAACTCCAGGACTACGACCGCGTGGTCTTCATGTTCGACGGCCATGACGACGACCAGGTGCAGTCCGCGCGAAGCCAGTGGAAGCGCCTCAAGGGCCAGGGGCACACACTCTCCTACTGGCAGCAGAACCATGATGGCCGCTGGGAGAAGAAGGCCTGAGCAGCTGGTCGTGCCGCGTTACAGGTGCATCAGGATGTTGGCCACGTTGCCCGAGGGATCCCGGACGAAGAAGCGGCGGACGCCCCAATCCTCGTCAGTCAGCGGATAGGTGATTTCGTGTCCTCGATGCACCGCGCGGGCGAAGACCGTATCGACATCGTCGACCTCAATTGAAATGTCGGGCATGGGCGCACCCGCGCCACCTTCGCTTCCGATACTGAGCTGCGGCACCATATTGCCGCCGGCAGCCAACGTCACGATCCAACCGTGGTCCATGACCACATCGAGGTCTAGCAGATCGCGGTAGAAAGCGGCTACTGCCCCCGGGTCCGGTGCGAGCAGGTTGGCGACGATACGGAGCACGCCCATGCTGAGACCTACTCCAGGGTAATCGCCTCACCGGTGCGGGGGCGCATGATATAGGTCTTCTCGTAATTGTAGGATGTAACGCCTGTGACCGGGGTCAGCAATTTCGTGAACGGCGTCTGCAGCGAATATGTCGCCCGGACGGCGATGAGCTGCACGCCAGACTGGGCGATGTTCGTGGGGATGGGGACAGGGGACGCCACACCCTTGACGAGCGCGGGAGTATTGTAGCCGCGTGACCAGTTGACCTTGGCCTTCAGGGTCGCGTCGATATCGAGGATTGCCAGTTCGATCTTGACGCCCGTTTTGCTGTATGGGTCGATGATTGTCGCAGCACCTGCGACGATGGCATCGATGTCGGCCGCCTTCCATGTCGCTTGCTGCGAGGTCATGTCACCGAGCGTCGACGCGATCTGGTTCATCTTGCGACTGACCGTCAGTGCCTGGCCGATATCGACGGTGCCGGCCATCATGGTCACCAGGATCGGAAACAGCAGCACGAACTCGATCGCCGAGACGCCGCTCCGGTCGCGTAGCAGACGCGTGGATGCCTGTTGAAAAGACACCCGGCTCTTGACGATCGCATTCTTCAATCGTGTCATCATCAGAATGGCTCGTTCTTGATAAGCTCTGAAGAGCCGAGGACGTAGGAACCGTTGGAAAGCCGTGTCGACGCGATTGGGTAGAGCTTGAAGACGGGATCCCACGGCAGGAAAGCCTGCACAAGCACGTAGCTTCCGGAGTCTCCGAGGTTGAAATCTTCCGTCACATTGAGCGCGCCATTGGTGATCGGCGATACCCTTGTCACCGATGCCATATCGGTGACCACGACGGCGCGCACCTTGAGATTGGTCGCGCAGCCGAAGGAGAGCGACAGGTTCGCGCAGACAGTGTCCTTGAATTTCTTGGAGTCCCAGGCACCGGACTTTGCGACGCCGACGCGCACCTGCCGCACCGTCTGGTGAACGGCGGCATCAAGGCCGGATTCCACGAAATACATCACCGCGATTTCGGCGATGGCGAAAATGACGACGAAAAACGGTAGCGCCAGGATCGCGAACTCGATCGCGGCACTGCCCTTCCTGTCCTTGATCAACGAGTGCAACAGCCTCATGCCCGCACTCTCCCGCGTGCTATCGGTCCATGGCGGACCATATCATCCGGATGTGCGTCGAGGATCGATGCTCCGGCGCAGCCGGATACGCCACACGATGGGCGTGCGGGTCTGGCGGCCGAACTGTTGACCTGGAGACGCATGAACTCACTCCGGATGCAATATTGATCGGGAGCTTATCGCCCAAGCCTTGCGTTTCGGTTAAGCAAAGGTGTTGAATTGATCCGGGTTCCGGAATGAAACGGCTCACTTTGAGAGTGATCCGTTATTTATCGGGAAATCTGTTCTGGATTGCGGGGTTGCACTGTTTTGGAGCGGGGAATGACAATTCTAAGGGTGACCGATACGGCCGGGTCGGCGCTTTCGTTCGACTTGCGCGACGTTCTTGCTCTGCTGGCCCCGCGATCGCTCGAGGCAGCATGGAGTCTGTCAGCGGTCGATGCTGGGTTTCCGAGCTTTGATGCGACCGGCCCCGGCGGCGAAAGACTGGAAGCGATGGCCCAGACCGGGGAACCCGTGAGCGGCAAAGCGCTTATGGCCGCCGCACAGGACACCGTTCAGGTCATCTGGGGAGCCTTCACGGCTTATCTGCCCGCCATTCATGGCAGGCAATGGGTTATCATTCGCGCGATCGACAGTAGTTTTTATGAGATCATCACTGACGACCGAGAAGTCGTCAGCAAGATCGAGGCACGTTTCAACGCGGTCAACTTCCACGAGGAGATATGGCAGGCGGCGCCAAGAGATCCAGAGGTCGCACATTGCTACGGCCTCGAACCTAGCCGCTAGTCGTGAAACGCTTCAACGAATTTGCGCTTGCCCTGCATGAAGGCATCCGCGACATGGGTCAGTGGCGAGATATCGGCATCGCTGGCGCCTGATTTGATGATCTCGGCGAAGCGGCGATAGAGCTCGGGATACTCTTCCTCCGGCTTCTCGAATGTAAGCTTGCCGTCGATGAAGAGCTTGGCGCCGCCATCGGCAAGCCGCATCGCGCCCTGATCGGTCACCGCCTCGATATCCCAGGTCTGCTTGCCCGTCTGGCGCCAGTCGAACACCGCCTCGACCCTGAGCTTGTCGGCATTGGTGAAGTTGAGTGAGGCCGCGATCGGCGCATCGCGGTTTTCGGGGAATTCGAGCACCGCCGATGACAGGAACACCGGCTTCGGCAGGATGTGCGTGACGATCGACAGCGCATTGATACCCGGGTCGAACACGCCGAGCCCGCCGGCTTCCCAGATCCAGGCCTGGTTCGGATGCCAGTGGCGAACATCTTCCTTCCAGGTCACGGTCATCGAACGGACCGGCGAGGCGGCGAGGAAGGATTTCGCGGCTTCCACCGCCGGCGCGTAGCGCGAATGCCAGCTGGCGAGCAGCGAAACGCCCTTGGCCGAGGCGATGCGCTGTAGATCCTGCACCTCGGAAATCGTCGCACCCGGCGGCTTTTCGAGAAACACGTGCTTGCCGGCCTGAAGTGCGGCAAGCGCCGCCTCGTAGCGGAACTGCGGCGGCATGCAGAGCGACACCGCCTCGATCTCCGGCTTGGCAGTGAGCATTTCCTCGATCGACTTGTAATTGTCGATGCCATCGACCACACCATTGCGGCTAGCTGCGGCGATCAACTGGTAGTCCGCGTTCTTGGCCACGGCGGGAAGATGCTGGTCGCGGACGATCTTGCCGATGCCCACGATCGCGAGTTTGATAGGTGCCATGGTTTCCTCCCGAAAAGTATGATTATTTGGCTGGCGTTTTAGCATAAAGGCGAGCGTAGGCAAGGGTGGCAAGACTTGCAATCGGTGAACGTCAGGCGCATATTCAAATCAGAAAAAATGAATATGCAGGAGCCGGCTCATGGCGCTTTATATCAGGGATCGCGAAGTCGATGCGCTTGCCGAGCGACTTCAGGCGATGACGAATGCGCCGACCAAGACCGAAGCCGTACGAAGGGCGCTCGAGAGTGAGATTGAGCGTAAGAAATCGGAAATTCCCCTCAAGGAAAGGCTTCAGCGGATTAGAGCGGAAGCGCGGACTAAGGGGCTCTTGCCCAACCCGGATTTCGATCAGAAGGCCTTTTTCGATGATATGTGGGGCGAGAACTGATGTTCCTCGACGCATCGGTTCTCGTCGCCATTTTCAACGAGGAAGCCGACGGCGCAGCGTTGGAACTGCGCATCGCAGACCTGACTTCGCCAACCTACATTTCTCCTATGGTAAAGTTCGAAGCCGCGATGGCGATCGCCCGTTCGAATTGGGAAAGAAACGGAGAGACCGGGCAGCGTAGAGCGGTGCTGATGGCAGAAGCTAGCAAAGCGCTGGAAAGGTACTTGGCTGAGATCGGAGTTCGCGAGCTTCCAATTACACCGGCGATCGGTGATGGCGCCCTCCATGCCGCGGCGACATTCGGCAAAGTCGTCGGCCACAAGGCCGCTCTCAACATGGGCGACTGTTTCTCCTATGCCTGCGCCAAAGCCCAGAACGTGCCGCTTCTCTACAAAGGCAACGACTTCTCCCAGACCGACCTCGCCTGAAAACCCGCGTCACTCCGCCGCTTCCAACTCAGCCGTCATCATCAGCCATTCTTCCTCGGTCTCGGCGAGTTTCTTCTCGGCGTTCGCCCGCGCCTTGGCCAGTTCCGCCGCCCTGTTGGGGTTCTTCGTGAAGATCGAGGGATCGGCGAGTTCCTTGTCGATGCCTTGAATCAATCTCTCAATCTTGCCCATCAAGTTGTGGAGATCATCGACTTTTTTCTTGAGAACGGTCGGATTGATCCGCTTGGCTGGCTCGGCTCTGGTCGGCTCAGGAGCGGGGGGCGGCGCATCTTCCTGCTTGCTCTTCTTGCCCTTCTTCGAGGAGCCGACAATGATTTCGCGGTATTCCTCGAGGTCGCCCTCGAACGGCTTGACGGTTCCATCGCGGACAAGCCACAGCCGATCGACCGTTGCCTCGATCAGATAGCGATCATGCGAGATCAGGATCACCGCGCCCGAATAGTCGTTGAGCGCTTCGATCAGCGCGCGGCGGCTGTCCATGTCGAGATGGTTGGTCGGTTCGTCGAGGATCAGCAGGTTGGGCGCATCGAACGCCGCGAGCCCCATGAGCAGCCGCGCCTTCTCGCCACCCGAGAGATCCTTGGCCGCCGTATCCATCTTCTGCGTCGCAAGCCCCATCTGCGCCGTGCGGGCACGGACCTTGGCCTCCGGATCGCCGGGCATCAGCCTGCGGACATGCGCGACCGCACTTTCATCGGGCCTCAAATCGTCGAGCTGGTGCTGGGCGAAAAAGCCGATCTTGAGGCTCGGCGCGACGGTTAGCCCGCCCGAATCCGGCTTCAGCCGGCCGGAGATGAACTTGGCGAATGTCGATTTGCCGTTGCCGTTCGAACCGAGCAGCGCGATGCGGTCATCGGTATCGATACGCAGGTTCATCCGGGTCAATATCGGGTGGCCGGGTTTGTACCCAACAGATCCGTTCTCGATGGCGATGATCGGCGATGCGGCTTCCTTCTTGGGATCGGGAAACTTGAAGCCCTGGACATGATCGTGCACGACGGCCGCCACGGTGCCCATGCGTTCAAGCGCCTTGACCCGGCTTTGCGCCTGCTTGGCCTTGGTCGCCTTCGCCTTGAAGCGGTCGATGAAGCTCTGCAGATGTTTTCGCGCGGCTTCGTTCTTGACCTTCGCTTTTGTCTGCAACTCCTCGGCTTCCGCCTTCTGCCGCTCGAACTGGTCGTAGGGGCCGCGATAGAAGGTCAGCTTCTTCTGGTCGAGATGGACGATCGAATTGACCGCCGAGTTCAACAGGTCGCGGTCGTGGCTGATGATGATCACTGTATGCGGATAGCGCCGCACATAATCCTCAAGCCACAGCGTGCCTTCAAGGTCGAGATAGTTGGTCGGCTCGTCGAGGAGAAGCAGGTCCGGCTCGGCGAAGAGCACCGCCGCCAGCGCCACGCGCATGCGCCAGCCGCCGGAAAAGCTCTTGGCCGGGCGTCGCTGCGCCGCCTCGTCGAAACCGAGGCCGGCGAGGATCGAGGCCGCGCGCGATTCCGCCGAATAGGCGTCGATGTCGGCAAGCCGTATCTGGATCTCGGCGATCCGGTGCGGATCGGTGGCGGTCTCGGCTTCCGCCAGCAGGCTCGCGCGCTCCTTGTCGGCGGCAAGCACGATGTCGATGAGGGGCTCGTCGGTGCCCGGCGCTTCTTGGGCGACCTGGCCGATGCGCGCGCTCTTCGGCAGGGAGACTTCGCCGCCCTCCGGCACCATCTCGCCGGTCAGGACCTTGAACAGGGTGGATTTGCCCGCGCCATTCCTTCCCACGAAGCCGACCTTGAAGCCGGTGGGGATGAAAACGCTGGCGTCGTCCAGCAGCAGGCGTCCGGCAATCCGGATCGAAAGATTGGAAATCGTTATCATGGCGCTCTCAATAACCGGGATATC
This genomic interval carries:
- a CDS encoding LPS-assembly protein LptD; the protein is MAAGNRGVTGVFGGALLSAVAACGLFLPSFQPAFAQNAIEQMAAKPSPDSKLLLTSSELIYDQDAKKIIAVGGVQINYAGYKLVAKRVEYDQASGRMIAIGDIELIEPNGNRVYGDKIDVTDDFASGFVDALRIETTDNTRLVAVSGERINADEMILNKGVYTACEPCKEHPEKPPLWQIKAERVVNNGKTHTVRLEKARFELFGAPIAYIPVLEVPDPTVKRKSGFLFPRMSTAENLGFGLAIPYYQTLTPHMDATLTATGFTNQGVMFDAEFRQRFRLGTHTLRIAGIHQLRPGAFTRFTSDAQVDQRGMIQSKADFKINPRWAFGWDVMVQSDNNFARTYSLDGVDDQVRTNQAYLTGLGHRNSFDMRSYYFDVQDADPNSRDEKEQAVVHPVFDYTYYHPDSVLGGQLSVVTNFTSLSRTTTDQYDRIERIDVADRFRGLAGNFNRFSTEAEWKRTFILPGGLVLTPLAVVRGDGFQVNMNHPSAAYPGDFHDGNNATRSMLTAGLEARYPILMTTANSSHIFEPIAQIFARPDEQLAGGLPNEDAQSFVFDASNLFDRDKFSGFDRVEGGTRANVGARYTGTFDAGYTLRGVFGQSFLLDGKNSFASPDLVYAGADSGLETASSDYVGAMGVEMPVGLSLALGGRLDQKTLDIRRSDVTVGYNSNWLQTEVTYSQIAAQPLYGYPTDNDEVQTVSGVKFDQNWTVYGSATWDMDDNVLSRRGIGFAYDDSCTIFALAFTQTKDLNDTSANDWQIGARLSFRTLGDVKVGDTAEPTSIAGQTLLPVFR
- the lptG gene encoding LPS export ABC transporter permease LptG, giving the protein MFTGTLFRYFLRRHLMTIFWFLVGVTGLVYLVDFIEISSRRGDIPGFTLADSLFLTLIRVPSILQQTLPFIMLFAGITTLVSLNRKQEMVVTRAAGISVWQFMAPFITGAILVGLVGLFVLNPLAAAGMRTATMIENNLKASKQLGRKNETIPWLRQITADDDVIVGGARVSADGTTIEDAVFIHFGPESRIVLRQDARQAKLKDGYWELNDVTENRPGQIPALLKTVQVRTNLKREFVQERLARPETVAFLDIPSKIEAARSFGVSTFTLESQYHSLMSMPFLLVAMTLISATVSLKFSRFNQSQSMIFGGIVSGFVLYVITVLIKAFGSSGVVPPFVAAWIPVVVAMFLGSTILLHQEDG
- a CDS encoding LptF/LptG family permease, coding for MNLLENYIFGRIFRMFVAALIPVLAIIWVTQVLGRINLVTDSGQSIGSFVALATYMLPTLIPVVMPFAVIIGVTQTLQTMNNDSELAVIDASGAPRRTVYKPALILAGILCIVSFGVDNFLEPVSRYGMRKTIAATYADLLSSVIEEKAFRKIDDGLYVQISERMQGRVFKGLFVADSRDPRFEMVYYAREGAVDESGGTLIMKDGEIHRKIEGRSVSVIHFDSYSFDLSELSASRGQATLRAGDRDLGFLFNPDPNDPYYKEKPNDFRAELHRRLTDWFFPVTFALISLMVAGSAHSHRERRLHPLISALFLAFVFRWSAFYLANRVEGGMNSPAPLYAFMVVINLLLLAGIYRSVTRLDRDSLFPRVADSCAQLYGRLVPGRAKSGGAA
- a CDS encoding phosphatase PAP2 family protein, yielding MIPDIRPERDAIFLARCLLAWLVIFVFFRNLPGLDLGVTTLFCRDVATSSGLLCEGFAARKSGVAAAFRSLFYWIPVLAPLALLANIAWTGLRSGCADRETLRSKAILIGGFLLGPVLIVNGLLKTFSGRPRPHETIEFGGTLPFAAAGDFSGACIANCSFVSGEAASAGWLICLLPLLKGRFRTVLAAVIIDISIATPLLRVAMGGHYPSDVALGWIIGLASPAALSLLLIFRPTRISATLERAR
- a CDS encoding leucyl aminopeptidase; amino-acid sequence: MKSRFEFTFARSAKVSGGAAVVLKALDTEGFSGGDNADPGNSLPRAAKIAKFKGKLLAKLDILAPQGSGADRLVAIGLGKASELTAHDWLKAGGAAAAALNGAEKAVIYLDAPGLTVTGEQAADFALGMILRGYKFDKYKSKKSDDDNGASDKPVRVTVVVSASITAKRFFETAQAVADGVILARDLVNEPANVLGPSEFAAKAKELEKFGVEIEILTEKEMRKLGMGALLGVAQGSVRPPRLVVMNWKGGKPKDKTYAFIGKGVVFDTGGISIKPAAGMEDMKGDMGGAAAVTGLMHVLAARKAKVNAVGVIGLVENMPDGNAQRPGDIVTSMSGQTIEVINTDAEGRLVLGDALWYTNERFKPAFMINLATLTGAIGVALGSYHAGLFCNDDRLAANLLASGISSNEKLWRMPLGREYDKMIDSKFADMKNTGGSRQAGAITAAQFLKRFVGETPWAHLDVASLAMGAPGDEINTSWGSGYGVRLLDELVRTYYES
- a CDS encoding DNA polymerase III subunit chi, which codes for MEILFYHLTESKVDDALPALLERSIERNWRVTVQTTTQERCEALDTHLWTFRPDSFLPHGMDKDPHADRQPILLTSGAANQNKSGVRFVIDGAEPPELQDYDRVVFMFDGHDDDQVQSARSQWKRLKGQGHTLSYWQQNHDGRWEKKA
- a CDS encoding VOC family protein; the protein is MGVLRIVANLLAPDPGAVAAFYRDLLDLDVVMDHGWIVTLAAGGNMVPQLSIGSEGGAGAPMPDISIEVDDVDTVFARAVHRGHEITYPLTDEDWGVRRFFVRDPSGNVANILMHL
- a CDS encoding TadE/TadG family type IV pilus assembly protein — translated: MMTRLKNAIVKSRVSFQQASTRLLRDRSGVSAIEFVLLFPILVTMMAGTVDIGQALTVSRKMNQIASTLGDMTSQQATWKAADIDAIVAGAATIIDPYSKTGVKIELAILDIDATLKAKVNWSRGYNTPALVKGVASPVPIPTNIAQSGVQLIAVRATYSLQTPFTKLLTPVTGVTSYNYEKTYIMRPRTGEAITLE
- a CDS encoding TadE/TadG family type IV pilus assembly protein is translated as MRLLHSLIKDRKGSAAIEFAILALPFFVVIFAIAEIAVMYFVESGLDAAVHQTVRQVRVGVAKSGAWDSKKFKDTVCANLSLSFGCATNLKVRAVVVTDMASVTRVSPITNGALNVTEDFNLGDSGSYVLVQAFLPWDPVFKLYPIASTRLSNGSYVLGSSELIKNEPF